In Eschrichtius robustus isolate mEscRob2 chromosome 11, mEscRob2.pri, whole genome shotgun sequence, the following proteins share a genomic window:
- the POU2AF1 gene encoding POU domain class 2-associating factor 1 gives MDGGLVLVRLGVLSGGYLLSKVWLGQHCRSGFNRYPGFRAFDSEPRSLGPYQWMIMDSHVSRKAQCYLPFLADPGLPSKGPRPPAVGHLEGQIVTAQPWLLWTSSPARESPVFQLMVLWFPGIDGKRQMEPSLRATAPEQAPAPPRPYQGVRVKEPVKELLRRKRGHASSGPPVAPTAVALPHQPLATYTTVGPSCLDVEVSASTVTEEGALCAGWLSQPAPATLQPLAPWTPYTEYVSHEAVSCPYSADMYVQPVCPSYTVVGPSSVLTYASQPLITNVTTRSAATPTVGPQLEGPEHQAPLTYFPWPQPLSTLPTPTLQYQPPAPALPGPQFVQLPISIPEPVLQDVEDPRRAISSLTIDKLLLEEEDSDTYALNHTLSVEGF, from the exons ATGGATGGAGGTCTGGTGCTGGTCAGGCTTGGGGTCTTATCAGGTGGGTATTTACTGAGCAAAGTTTGGTTAGGGCAGCACTGCAGATCCGGCTTTAATAGATACCCAGGCTTCCGGGCCTTTGATTCAGAGCCCAGGTCCCTGGGCCCTTATCAGTGGATGATAATGGACTCCCATGTGAGTCGTAAGGCCCAGTGCTACTTGCCTTTCTTGGCTGACCCAGGCCTGCCCTCCAAGGGCCCAAGGCCTCCGGCTGTGGGCCATCTGGAAGGGCAGATTGTCACTGCCCAGCCATGGCTGCTTTGGACTTCTTCTCCTGCCAGGGAGAGCCCTGTGTTCCAGCTCATGGTGCTTTGGTTTCCTGGCATTGATGGCAAAAGGCAGATGGAACCTTCTCTCAGAG CcacagctccagagcaagccccGGCCCCACCCCGGCCGTACCAGGGCGTGCGGGTGAAGGAGCCAGTGAAGGAGCTGCTGCGGAGGAAACGTGGCCACGCCAGCAGCGGGCCGCCGGTGGCACCGACCGCG GTGGCGCTGCCCCATCAGCCCCTGGCGACCTACACCACAGTAG GTCCTTCCTGCCTCGACGTGGAGGTCTCTGCTTCCACAGTGACGGAGGAGGGGGCCCTGTGTGCCGGCTGGCTCTCCCAGCCCGCCCCGgccaccctccagcccctggccccaTGGACACCCTATACGGAGTATGTGTCCCATGAGGCTGTCAGCTGCCCCTACTCAGCTGACATGTATGTGCAGCCCGTGTGCCCCAGCTACACGGTTGTGGGACCCTCCTCGGTGCTGACCTACGCCTCCCAGCCGCTCATCACCAATGTCACG ACGAGAAGTGCTGCCACACCCACAGTGGGACCCCAGCTGGAGGGCCCAGAGCACCAGGCACCTCTCACCTATTTCCCGTGGCCTCAGCCCCTGTCCACgctgcccacccccaccctgcagtaccagcctccagccccagccctgccgggGCCCCAGTTTGTCCAGCTCCCTATCTCTATCCCGGAGCCAGTCCTTCAGGACGTGGAAGACCCCAGGAGAGCCATCAGTTCCCTGACCATCGACAAGCTGCTTTTGGAGGAAGAGGATAGCGATACCTACGCGCTCAACCACACGCTTTCCGTGGAAGGCTTTTAG